The following proteins are co-located in the Phaenicophaeus curvirostris isolate KB17595 chromosome 12, BPBGC_Pcur_1.0, whole genome shotgun sequence genome:
- the LOC138725702 gene encoding C2 calcium-dependent domain-containing protein 4C-like isoform X1, whose product MMRIGAGGGRGHTLRGRKAAKLFSNELGKNTVCTALMLATGQDPATKRSSGTQSRFCPGCVCPSNSSPLRTSCPAAAMWLLEKIRASQESGKLPSPSFLGLPPGQKLTEKAAPGAAAFPNVLTPDRIPEFCIPPRLSSSGPPKGTGSYQDRSLEDADVNSSDRSLSSSLPHLIQVESAEEIPALEEESTNSDPQSQAALSLPHFLRAPTSYGFCTLLESPHTRRKESLFHGDSRGALPGLMLSRSRANTFSGKGSVSNPIAISFASVRLPPRHPSLQRQGACDSDTASSSDSSPFSSPLLSRSPPRSCSLSKTPSREGLLCRALKGKSKSSMARNNSLSTEESSSTDNSPSAIRRASEGLLAMRSFSLSCSPIFPLDLACSRERLVGESTVVMDKGGVLRLSAEYCSENERLRIRLISAEGLYDDSVEPQNINCCITFSLVPGKTQKQRSTVIKRSRNPIFNEDFFFDGIAEEELCSLSVRMKATNKGCSMKRDYTLGERELSLISMLSV is encoded by the exons ATGATGAGGatcggggcggggggcgggcgcGGACACACGCTCAGAGGcaggaaagcagcaaagctctTTTCAAACGAGCTTGGAAAAAACACAGTTTGTACCGCTCTAATGCTGGCGACGGGCCAGGACCCCGCGACGAAAAGGAGCAGCGGGACACAATCCCGCTTTTGTCCTGG GTGCGTTTGTCCTTCGAACTCCTCCCCTTTGAGGACCTCCTGCCCAGCTGCAGCGATGTGGCTCTTGGAAAAGATCAGAGCATCGCAGGAAAGTGGAAAACTCCCTAGCCCGTCCTTCCTGGGACTGCCACCCGGCCAAAAACTGACTGAAAAGGCCGCCCCGGGGGCTGCCGCTTTCCCTAATGTGCTCACCCCCGACAGAATCCCTGAATTCTGCATTCCCCCCCGGCTGAGCAGCTCTGGCCCTCCTAAGGGTACTGGCTCCTACCAGGACCGCAGTTTGGAGGATGCAGACGTTAATTCTTCTGACCGCAGCCTCAGCTCTTCTTTGCCACATCTCATCCAGGTGGAAAGTGCCGAAGAGATCCCAGCCCTGGAGGAAGAGAGCACCAACTCAGACCCCCAGTCCCAAGCGGCGCTCTCCCTGCCTCACTTCCTCAGAGCCCCCACTTCTTACGGCTTCTGCACTTTGCTGGAGAGCCCGCACACCCGCAGGAAGGAGTCTCTCTTCCACGGTGACTCACGCGGTGCTCTGCCCGGCCTGATGCTGTCTCGATCCAGAGCAAACACGTTCAGTGGCAAAGGGAGCGTGTCTAATCCCATCGCCATCAGCTTTGCCTCGGTGAGGCTGCCTCCCAGGCACCCATCTCTGCAGAGGCAGGGCGCCTGCGACAGCGACACTGCCTCCTCCAGCGACTCCTCTCCTTTCAGTTCTCCTCTTCTCAGCAGGTCACCTCCCCGATCCTGCTCCCTGAGCAAAACGCCAAGTCGGGAGGGATTGCTGTGCCGAGCGCTGAAAGGCAAGAGCAAATCCAGCATGGCCAGGAACAATTCTCTCTCTACAGAGGAGAGCAGCTCCACCGATAACAGCCCCAGTGCCATCAGACGGGCCTCAGAGGGTCTGCTCGCCATGAGGAGCTTTAGCTTGTCCTGTTCTCCCATCTTTCCCCTGGACCTggcctgcagcagggagaggctggTGGGAGAGAGCACTGTGGTGATGGACAAGGGAGGAGTGCTGAGGCTGTCGGCCGAGTACTGCTCGGAGAATGAAAGGCTGCGGATCCGCCTCATCAGTGCAGAGGGTTTATACGATGACTCTGTAGAGCCCCAAAACATAAACTGCTGCATCACCTTCTCCCTGGTGCCAGGGAAGacacagaagcagagaagcaCTGTTATAAAGCGAAGCAGAAATCCCATCTTCAATGAGGACTTCTTCTTTGATGGCATTGCAGAAGAAGAGCTTTGCAGCCTGTCTGTCAGGATGAAAGCAACGAATAAAGGGTGCAGTATGAAACGAGATTACACCTTGGGAGAACGAGAATTGTCTTTAATAAGTATGTTGTCAGTGTAA
- the LOC138725702 gene encoding C2 calcium-dependent domain-containing protein 4C-like isoform X2, translated as MNFSSSAGKSENCLLSLCDRNTASTEHLANLFGEPSWRCRCVCPSNSSPLRTSCPAAAMWLLEKIRASQESGKLPSPSFLGLPPGQKLTEKAAPGAAAFPNVLTPDRIPEFCIPPRLSSSGPPKGTGSYQDRSLEDADVNSSDRSLSSSLPHLIQVESAEEIPALEEESTNSDPQSQAALSLPHFLRAPTSYGFCTLLESPHTRRKESLFHGDSRGALPGLMLSRSRANTFSGKGSVSNPIAISFASVRLPPRHPSLQRQGACDSDTASSSDSSPFSSPLLSRSPPRSCSLSKTPSREGLLCRALKGKSKSSMARNNSLSTEESSSTDNSPSAIRRASEGLLAMRSFSLSCSPIFPLDLACSRERLVGESTVVMDKGGVLRLSAEYCSENERLRIRLISAEGLYDDSVEPQNINCCITFSLVPGKTQKQRSTVIKRSRNPIFNEDFFFDGIAEEELCSLSVRMKATNKGCSMKRDYTLGERELSLISMLSV; from the exons ATGAACTTTAGCTCCTCAGCGGGAAAGTCAGAAAATTGTCTATTGTCCCTGTGTGACAGGAATACGGCTTCAACTGAGCACTTGGCCAACCTGTTTGGCGAGCCTTCCTGGCGCTGCAG GTGCGTTTGTCCTTCGAACTCCTCCCCTTTGAGGACCTCCTGCCCAGCTGCAGCGATGTGGCTCTTGGAAAAGATCAGAGCATCGCAGGAAAGTGGAAAACTCCCTAGCCCGTCCTTCCTGGGACTGCCACCCGGCCAAAAACTGACTGAAAAGGCCGCCCCGGGGGCTGCCGCTTTCCCTAATGTGCTCACCCCCGACAGAATCCCTGAATTCTGCATTCCCCCCCGGCTGAGCAGCTCTGGCCCTCCTAAGGGTACTGGCTCCTACCAGGACCGCAGTTTGGAGGATGCAGACGTTAATTCTTCTGACCGCAGCCTCAGCTCTTCTTTGCCACATCTCATCCAGGTGGAAAGTGCCGAAGAGATCCCAGCCCTGGAGGAAGAGAGCACCAACTCAGACCCCCAGTCCCAAGCGGCGCTCTCCCTGCCTCACTTCCTCAGAGCCCCCACTTCTTACGGCTTCTGCACTTTGCTGGAGAGCCCGCACACCCGCAGGAAGGAGTCTCTCTTCCACGGTGACTCACGCGGTGCTCTGCCCGGCCTGATGCTGTCTCGATCCAGAGCAAACACGTTCAGTGGCAAAGGGAGCGTGTCTAATCCCATCGCCATCAGCTTTGCCTCGGTGAGGCTGCCTCCCAGGCACCCATCTCTGCAGAGGCAGGGCGCCTGCGACAGCGACACTGCCTCCTCCAGCGACTCCTCTCCTTTCAGTTCTCCTCTTCTCAGCAGGTCACCTCCCCGATCCTGCTCCCTGAGCAAAACGCCAAGTCGGGAGGGATTGCTGTGCCGAGCGCTGAAAGGCAAGAGCAAATCCAGCATGGCCAGGAACAATTCTCTCTCTACAGAGGAGAGCAGCTCCACCGATAACAGCCCCAGTGCCATCAGACGGGCCTCAGAGGGTCTGCTCGCCATGAGGAGCTTTAGCTTGTCCTGTTCTCCCATCTTTCCCCTGGACCTggcctgcagcagggagaggctggTGGGAGAGAGCACTGTGGTGATGGACAAGGGAGGAGTGCTGAGGCTGTCGGCCGAGTACTGCTCGGAGAATGAAAGGCTGCGGATCCGCCTCATCAGTGCAGAGGGTTTATACGATGACTCTGTAGAGCCCCAAAACATAAACTGCTGCATCACCTTCTCCCTGGTGCCAGGGAAGacacagaagcagagaagcaCTGTTATAAAGCGAAGCAGAAATCCCATCTTCAATGAGGACTTCTTCTTTGATGGCATTGCAGAAGAAGAGCTTTGCAGCCTGTCTGTCAGGATGAAAGCAACGAATAAAGGGTGCAGTATGAAACGAGATTACACCTTGGGAGAACGAGAATTGTCTTTAATAAGTATGTTGTCAGTGTAA
- the LOC138725702 gene encoding C2 calcium-dependent domain-containing protein 4C-like isoform X3, with the protein MWLLEKIRASQESGKLPSPSFLGLPPGQKLTEKAAPGAAAFPNVLTPDRIPEFCIPPRLSSSGPPKGTGSYQDRSLEDADVNSSDRSLSSSLPHLIQVESAEEIPALEEESTNSDPQSQAALSLPHFLRAPTSYGFCTLLESPHTRRKESLFHGDSRGALPGLMLSRSRANTFSGKGSVSNPIAISFASVRLPPRHPSLQRQGACDSDTASSSDSSPFSSPLLSRSPPRSCSLSKTPSREGLLCRALKGKSKSSMARNNSLSTEESSSTDNSPSAIRRASEGLLAMRSFSLSCSPIFPLDLACSRERLVGESTVVMDKGGVLRLSAEYCSENERLRIRLISAEGLYDDSVEPQNINCCITFSLVPGKTQKQRSTVIKRSRNPIFNEDFFFDGIAEEELCSLSVRMKATNKGCSMKRDYTLGERELSLISMLSV; encoded by the coding sequence ATGTGGCTCTTGGAAAAGATCAGAGCATCGCAGGAAAGTGGAAAACTCCCTAGCCCGTCCTTCCTGGGACTGCCACCCGGCCAAAAACTGACTGAAAAGGCCGCCCCGGGGGCTGCCGCTTTCCCTAATGTGCTCACCCCCGACAGAATCCCTGAATTCTGCATTCCCCCCCGGCTGAGCAGCTCTGGCCCTCCTAAGGGTACTGGCTCCTACCAGGACCGCAGTTTGGAGGATGCAGACGTTAATTCTTCTGACCGCAGCCTCAGCTCTTCTTTGCCACATCTCATCCAGGTGGAAAGTGCCGAAGAGATCCCAGCCCTGGAGGAAGAGAGCACCAACTCAGACCCCCAGTCCCAAGCGGCGCTCTCCCTGCCTCACTTCCTCAGAGCCCCCACTTCTTACGGCTTCTGCACTTTGCTGGAGAGCCCGCACACCCGCAGGAAGGAGTCTCTCTTCCACGGTGACTCACGCGGTGCTCTGCCCGGCCTGATGCTGTCTCGATCCAGAGCAAACACGTTCAGTGGCAAAGGGAGCGTGTCTAATCCCATCGCCATCAGCTTTGCCTCGGTGAGGCTGCCTCCCAGGCACCCATCTCTGCAGAGGCAGGGCGCCTGCGACAGCGACACTGCCTCCTCCAGCGACTCCTCTCCTTTCAGTTCTCCTCTTCTCAGCAGGTCACCTCCCCGATCCTGCTCCCTGAGCAAAACGCCAAGTCGGGAGGGATTGCTGTGCCGAGCGCTGAAAGGCAAGAGCAAATCCAGCATGGCCAGGAACAATTCTCTCTCTACAGAGGAGAGCAGCTCCACCGATAACAGCCCCAGTGCCATCAGACGGGCCTCAGAGGGTCTGCTCGCCATGAGGAGCTTTAGCTTGTCCTGTTCTCCCATCTTTCCCCTGGACCTggcctgcagcagggagaggctggTGGGAGAGAGCACTGTGGTGATGGACAAGGGAGGAGTGCTGAGGCTGTCGGCCGAGTACTGCTCGGAGAATGAAAGGCTGCGGATCCGCCTCATCAGTGCAGAGGGTTTATACGATGACTCTGTAGAGCCCCAAAACATAAACTGCTGCATCACCTTCTCCCTGGTGCCAGGGAAGacacagaagcagagaagcaCTGTTATAAAGCGAAGCAGAAATCCCATCTTCAATGAGGACTTCTTCTTTGATGGCATTGCAGAAGAAGAGCTTTGCAGCCTGTCTGTCAGGATGAAAGCAACGAATAAAGGGTGCAGTATGAAACGAGATTACACCTTGGGAGAACGAGAATTGTCTTTAATAAGTATGTTGTCAGTGTAA